A region from the Caldicellulosiruptor naganoensis genome encodes:
- a CDS encoding MMPL family transporter, whose amino-acid sequence MRVILKRPWLSTIIWVILTVIFVVTMPDINKIVRLKGEPKIGHEYPSQVAAVLEKEYQGVPKDKKLSTIAIVFYDKNGLSNKDIEAIKKIIYGLGNSKERYNIENISSHFMNPELKNYYVSSNNKVVLASIQVDKSRREIIEIRNDIYKFIDSVQKPKSLEVYLTGGDLITQDFVKASEDGVKKTDIITIVFIIVVLVLVFRSPITPIVSLLTVGVSFLISLSIVGHLADKFNFPINTFTRTFIVVSLFGIGTDYNLLIISRFREELANGKDVDDAIITTFKTAGKTVVFSCLAVFTGFAAFAAASFNFFKAMSAIAVSVLVLLLVLLTLVPTVLKIFGKNLFWPFNKEIQHTHSRLWETAARLSTKYPYVVLTTMILILIPFLLSVRGDLSFNTLNELSEKYKSVKGFNLISKNFSSGKTFPVTIYLKSNKSLATSDALSDIEKITEILSKQNGIKDVYSVTRPQGEIIKQFTLSNQADTVIKGIDSLRDGLLKVNNAIENINKNLSMSTKEFDVQKLVTGISQLENGVYELKISLEKLNSGFEQGLNGSKKINDGLNKLSIGSSKLSEGFKEFYSEYTRSINKIKIELQGFDVNQIELLLTGIDTANNNLKALSNKYPEISRDINYIMASEILSKIETEANKFAPKLKEFSSEYEKISAQINEADKALKLISNSMNSIASASKQLADAQGKVLSGYYQIDKGQKQIISGVNLMYSKIQEFDKQKEQILKKVDELQTGFTSLKSALLQISDALNKMANSMQSMKGYFEGYKTTNIFYVPPEAIKSSSFKKALDSYMNKDRTITKIILILDTNPYTNKAIDIVDNVEKVLNNSLEFINTKFVSVGVGGISSSNHDLKSIYFKDFKTLRLIMIISIFILMFLISRSIFNAAIMVVIVFVDYYLALSITEMIFKGIFKYEALNWAVPFFTFVVFLALGIDYSVFLLIRFYEYKNLELSEALKLTSANIGHVVTSAVIILAGTFAAMLPSGILTLMQVSICVVIGLVLLAFFLLPFLFNSLMRVKRDIV is encoded by the coding sequence GTGAGAGTAATTTTAAAACGTCCGTGGCTAAGCACTATTATATGGGTAATTTTAACAGTTATATTTGTAGTTACTATGCCAGATATAAATAAAATAGTTCGACTCAAAGGTGAACCTAAAATTGGTCATGAATACCCATCTCAAGTTGCAGCAGTATTAGAAAAAGAGTATCAGGGAGTGCCAAAGGATAAAAAGCTTTCAACAATAGCAATTGTATTTTATGACAAAAATGGTCTTTCGAATAAAGATATTGAAGCAATCAAGAAAATAATTTATGGACTTGGCAATAGCAAAGAAAGATACAACATTGAAAATATTTCATCTCATTTTATGAATCCAGAGTTAAAGAACTACTACGTATCAAGCAACAACAAGGTTGTCCTTGCAAGCATTCAAGTAGACAAGTCAAGAAGAGAAATTATTGAAATAAGAAATGATATTTATAAGTTTATAGATTCTGTTCAAAAACCAAAGAGTTTAGAAGTGTATCTAACAGGTGGAGATTTAATTACCCAAGACTTTGTAAAAGCTTCAGAAGATGGAGTTAAAAAAACAGATATCATCACTATTGTATTTATAATTGTTGTGTTAGTTCTTGTTTTCCGCTCACCTATCACACCAATTGTTTCACTTTTAACAGTTGGTGTTTCGTTTTTAATTTCGCTTAGCATAGTTGGACATTTGGCAGATAAGTTTAATTTTCCAATCAATACTTTTACAAGAACATTTATAGTTGTATCCCTATTTGGAATTGGGACGGATTATAATCTATTGATTATTTCAAGGTTCAGAGAAGAGCTTGCAAATGGGAAAGATGTTGATGATGCAATAATAACAACGTTTAAAACAGCAGGAAAAACAGTGGTATTTAGCTGTCTTGCGGTTTTTACAGGTTTTGCGGCTTTTGCAGCAGCGTCTTTTAACTTTTTCAAGGCAATGTCAGCAATTGCAGTAAGTGTGCTTGTGCTTTTACTTGTGCTTTTGACACTGGTTCCTACTGTACTCAAAATTTTTGGTAAAAATCTTTTCTGGCCATTTAATAAAGAAATACAGCACACCCATAGCAGACTCTGGGAAACTGCTGCAAGACTTTCGACTAAATATCCTTATGTGGTGTTGACAACAATGATATTAATCTTAATACCTTTTCTCTTATCAGTCAGAGGCGATTTGTCATTCAACACATTAAACGAACTTTCTGAAAAATACAAATCTGTAAAAGGATTTAACTTAATTTCAAAAAACTTCAGCAGCGGAAAGACATTTCCTGTTACCATATATTTGAAATCTAATAAAAGTTTAGCAACTTCTGACGCATTATCTGACATTGAAAAAATAACTGAAATATTGAGTAAGCAAAATGGTATAAAAGATGTGTATTCAGTCACAAGACCACAAGGGGAGATTATAAAACAATTTACTTTGTCAAACCAAGCAGATACTGTTATAAAAGGTATTGATAGTTTGAGAGATGGTCTTTTGAAAGTTAACAATGCAATTGAGAATATAAACAAAAATTTAAGTATGTCAACAAAAGAATTTGATGTTCAAAAACTTGTAACTGGTATTTCACAGCTTGAGAATGGTGTATATGAATTGAAAATTTCTTTGGAAAAACTAAATAGTGGATTTGAACAGGGGTTAAATGGTTCTAAGAAGATAAATGATGGTCTTAATAAGCTTTCAATTGGGAGCAGTAAGCTGTCTGAAGGATTTAAAGAGTTTTATTCTGAGTATACAAGATCAATAAATAAGATAAAAATTGAATTACAGGGATTTGATGTAAATCAAATTGAACTTTTATTGACGGGTATTGATACTGCAAATAACAATTTAAAAGCACTTTCAAATAAGTATCCGGAAATCTCAAGGGATATCAATTATATTATGGCATCTGAGATTTTATCAAAAATTGAAACTGAAGCAAATAAGTTTGCTCCAAAGTTAAAAGAGTTTTCTTCTGAATATGAAAAGATTTCAGCCCAGATAAATGAAGCTGACAAAGCTCTGAAGCTTATTTCAAATTCTATGAATAGCATAGCTTCAGCTTCAAAACAGCTTGCAGATGCTCAAGGGAAGGTTCTAAGTGGCTACTATCAAATTGACAAAGGTCAAAAGCAAATAATCTCAGGTGTAAACCTTATGTATTCAAAAATTCAGGAATTTGACAAACAAAAAGAACAGATTCTAAAAAAAGTTGATGAACTTCAGACAGGGTTTACAAGCTTAAAATCAGCGCTTTTGCAGATTTCTGATGCACTTAACAAGATGGCTAATTCTATGCAGAGTATGAAGGGTTATTTTGAAGGATACAAAACAACAAACATCTTTTACGTCCCACCAGAGGCTATAAAAAGCAGTAGCTTCAAAAAGGCTTTAGATTCATATATGAACAAAGATAGAACAATAACAAAGATAATCTTGATTCTTGACACAAATCCGTATACAAACAAGGCAATTGATATTGTTGATAATGTGGAAAAGGTTTTAAATAACTCTTTAGAGTTTATAAACACAAAGTTTGTGTCGGTAGGAGTTGGTGGGATATCATCTTCAAACCATGATTTGAAGAGCATTTATTTTAAAGATTTTAAGACTTTGAGACTAATAATGATAATAAGCATCTTTATTCTCATGTTCCTAATTTCTAGGTCAATCTTTAATGCTGCAATAATGGTAGTGATAGTTTTTGTCGACTACTACCTTGCACTCTCTATAACAGAGATGATTTTCAAAGGAATATTCAAGTACGAAGCACTCAACTGGGCAGTGCCATTTTTCACCTTTGTTGTGTTCTTAGCTTTGGGTATAGACTACAGCGTATTTTTGCTGATAAGGTTTTACGAATATAAGAATTTAGAGCTTTCAGAGGCATTAAAGCTTACCTCAGCAAATATTGGTCATGTTGTAACATCAGCGGTGATAATTTTAGCCGGCACATTTGCGGCAATGCTGCCATCTGGGATTTTAACGCTTATGCAGGTTTCAATCTGCGTTGTGATAGGCCTTGTTCTGCTTGCATTTTTCCTGCTGCCGTTTTTGTTCAATAGTTTGATGAGGGTAAAAAGGGATATAGTTTAA
- a CDS encoding adenosylhomocysteinase — protein MFLAIIKDHSLWEEGLRKILWAKRFMPILEQIRKDYIDKKPLNGINVAISVHLEAKTANLALLLKDLGANVYVTGSNPLSTQDDVAAALVHEGIEVFAIKGANEEEYFYHLEKTLENDIRLIIDDGGDLTYLLHTKLENLADKIMGGCEETTTGIIRLKALEKDGKLKFPMIAVNNAYCKHLFDNRYGTGQSTWDGIMRTTNITVAGKHVVVAGYGFCGKGVAKRAQGLGAKVIVTEVDPIKALEAYMDGFEVMKMEDAAKIGDIFVTATGCKDVIRYEHILNMKDGAILCNSGHFNVEIDIETLEKKATKVYEARKNITGYMLENGKEVFVLAEGRLVNLAAADGHPIEIMDMSFAIQALCAIYVAQNYKNLEKKVYQVPSEIDSFVAMTKLKSLGIEIDKLTSEQVKYLNSWEV, from the coding sequence GTGTTTTTGGCAATCATAAAAGACCATTCTTTATGGGAAGAAGGACTAAGGAAAATCTTGTGGGCAAAGAGGTTTATGCCTATACTTGAACAGATAAGAAAAGATTATATTGATAAAAAACCTTTAAACGGTATAAATGTGGCAATCTCAGTTCATCTTGAGGCAAAGACAGCAAATTTGGCACTGCTTTTGAAAGACCTTGGAGCAAATGTATATGTGACAGGTTCAAATCCTTTGTCAACACAAGACGATGTTGCCGCAGCACTTGTGCATGAAGGTATAGAAGTCTTTGCAATAAAAGGGGCAAATGAAGAAGAGTACTTTTACCATCTTGAAAAGACACTTGAAAATGATATTCGGCTGATAATAGACGACGGTGGTGATTTGACATACCTTCTTCACACAAAACTTGAAAACTTAGCTGATAAAATAATGGGTGGATGTGAGGAGACAACAACAGGGATAATAAGACTAAAAGCATTGGAAAAGGATGGAAAACTTAAATTCCCTATGATTGCAGTCAACAATGCGTACTGCAAACACCTTTTTGACAACAGGTACGGTACAGGTCAGTCAACATGGGATGGGATAATGAGGACAACTAACATCACAGTTGCAGGGAAGCATGTTGTTGTTGCAGGCTATGGTTTTTGTGGCAAGGGCGTTGCAAAAAGAGCTCAAGGTCTTGGCGCGAAGGTAATAGTGACAGAGGTTGATCCTATAAAGGCTTTAGAGGCGTATATGGACGGGTTTGAGGTAATGAAGATGGAAGACGCTGCAAAGATAGGTGATATATTTGTCACTGCAACAGGATGCAAGGATGTTATAAGATATGAACACATTTTGAATATGAAAGATGGAGCAATTTTGTGTAATAGCGGACACTTTAACGTTGAGATTGACATTGAGACGCTTGAGAAGAAAGCTACGAAGGTTTATGAGGCAAGGAAGAATATCACGGGTTACATGCTTGAAAATGGCAAAGAGGTATTTGTGTTAGCAGAGGGTAGACTCGTCAACCTTGCAGCAGCAGATGGCCATCCTATAGAGATTATGGATATGTCATTTGCTATTCAGGCACTTTGTGCCATTTATGTTGCGCAAAATTACAAAAATTTGGAGAAAAAAGTTTATCAAGTGCCAAGCGAAATTGATTCCTTTGTTGCGATGACTAAATTAAAGTCACTTGGGATTGAGATAGATAAGCTCACAAGCGAGCAAGTAAAATATCTTAATAGTTGGGAAGTGTAG
- a CDS encoding amidohydrolase — MDLLIKSATIITLNSENEILKGDILIENGKISRISEGIELPKEKIPSTKVIDAENLIALPGFINAHTHCGQTILRSYADDLPLYEWLFEKIFPAEGRLTKEIVYYSSLLGIAEMLKCGTTMFFDMYFHEDMTAKAVLETGIKAVLSRGLQTDERQQQRLDETKELIYNYSSDKIKVFFGPHSVYTCSYELLEKVVELSEEFNTGIMIHLSESEDEVNQCYEKYDMSPVKLCQKAGLFTRPCVAAHCVYVDDEDIEILAENGVTAVYNPTSNLKLGNGFAPVFNLIKSGVNVAIGTDSAASNNNLNILEEIHIAALLEKGMYKLPEILKAQEVLKMATVNAAASAGIHNTGRLQEGYSADIVLIKADDLNMLPCYNPISNIVYSSNPSNVFATIVDGKILYMDGKLLTIDEESLVKEIKSIEKVLKESI; from the coding sequence ATGGATTTGTTAATAAAAAGTGCAACTATTATAACTCTTAACAGTGAAAATGAAATTTTAAAAGGAGATATTTTGATTGAAAATGGCAAAATATCAAGAATATCTGAAGGGATAGAACTACCTAAAGAAAAAATACCTTCCACCAAAGTGATAGATGCAGAAAATCTCATTGCTCTGCCGGGGTTTATAAATGCCCACACACACTGTGGACAGACTATTCTGCGCTCTTATGCAGACGACCTACCTTTATATGAGTGGCTTTTTGAAAAGATTTTTCCTGCTGAGGGCAGGCTTACAAAAGAGATAGTTTACTATTCCTCTTTGCTTGGTATTGCTGAGATGCTAAAATGTGGAACAACAATGTTTTTTGACATGTACTTTCATGAAGATATGACAGCAAAAGCAGTTCTTGAAACTGGAATCAAGGCTGTTTTGTCAAGGGGACTTCAAACAGATGAAAGACAGCAGCAGCGACTTGATGAGACAAAAGAATTGATTTATAATTATTCAAGCGACAAGATAAAGGTTTTCTTTGGACCTCATTCTGTGTATACCTGCTCATATGAGCTGCTTGAAAAAGTTGTTGAGCTATCAGAAGAATTTAACACAGGGATAATGATACACCTAAGCGAATCTGAAGATGAGGTAAACCAGTGTTATGAAAAATACGATATGTCGCCTGTAAAACTGTGCCAAAAAGCAGGGCTTTTTACAAGACCATGTGTTGCAGCCCACTGTGTATATGTTGATGACGAGGACATTGAGATTTTAGCTGAAAATGGTGTCACAGCTGTTTACAATCCAACAAGCAATCTAAAGCTTGGCAATGGATTTGCTCCAGTTTTTAATTTGATTAAATCGGGTGTTAATGTTGCAATTGGCACAGATTCTGCAGCAAGCAATAACAACCTCAATATATTAGAAGAGATTCACATTGCAGCACTTTTGGAAAAAGGAATGTACAAGCTTCCTGAAATATTGAAAGCACAAGAGGTTTTGAAAATGGCAACTGTAAATGCTGCAGCCTCAGCAGGTATTCACAACACAGGTAGGCTACAGGAAGGTTATTCAGCCGATATTGTACTCATTAAAGCAGATGATTTAAATATGCTTCCTTGCTACAATCCTATTTCAAACATCGTTTATAGCAGCAATCCTTCAAATGTTTTTGCTACAATTGTTGACGGTAAGATTTTATACATGGATGGAAAGCTTTTAACAATTGATGAAGAGTCATTAGTTAAAGAGATTAAGAGTATTGAGAAGGTTTTAAAAGAAAGCATATGA
- the tyrS gene encoding tyrosine--tRNA ligase: MDIEHQLKVFKKGAAEIITEEELIEKLKQDRPLNIKLGLDPNVPDVHLGHAVVLRKLKQLQDLGHNIILIIGDFTAMIGDPTGKTETRKQLTKEEVQKNAEPFKQQVLKILDPQKTTIRYNSEWLEPMNFLDVINLASKYTVARMLERETFRQRMEKNLPLSIHEFFYPLMQGYDSVVIEADVELGATEQKFNILMGRTLQKEYGCKTIQVALLMPILVGTDGVNKMSKSLGNYIGINEPPNVMYGKVMSIPDEVMISYYELTTDVEPEEIEEIKRKLEEGTLHPRDAKMRLAREIVKLYHGEEAAKKAEEEFIRVFQKKDIPDNIPEVELESPKVYLPRFMVENKLCSSTSEGMRLIKSGAVKLNGEKVNELDIELQNGDVLQVGKLKFVKIKLL; the protein is encoded by the coding sequence ATGGACATAGAACACCAGCTCAAAGTTTTCAAAAAAGGCGCAGCTGAGATAATTACTGAAGAAGAGCTCATTGAAAAGCTAAAGCAAGACAGACCATTAAACATAAAACTTGGCCTTGACCCGAATGTTCCAGATGTTCATCTTGGGCACGCTGTTGTTTTGAGAAAACTCAAACAGCTTCAGGATTTGGGGCACAACATAATTTTGATAATTGGCGATTTTACTGCAATGATTGGTGACCCAACTGGTAAAACAGAGACAAGAAAACAGCTTACAAAAGAAGAGGTTCAAAAAAATGCAGAGCCTTTCAAACAGCAGGTTTTAAAGATTCTTGACCCGCAAAAGACCACAATAAGATATAACAGTGAATGGCTTGAACCCATGAACTTCTTGGATGTTATAAACCTTGCATCAAAATACACAGTTGCAAGAATGTTAGAGCGAGAGACTTTTCGCCAGCGAATGGAGAAGAACTTGCCACTTTCTATACATGAGTTCTTCTACCCGCTTATGCAAGGTTATGACTCTGTTGTGATTGAAGCTGACGTTGAGCTTGGCGCAACTGAGCAAAAGTTTAATATACTTATGGGAAGGACACTGCAAAAGGAGTATGGATGCAAAACAATCCAGGTTGCACTTTTGATGCCAATCTTGGTTGGTACAGATGGAGTCAACAAAATGAGCAAAAGCCTTGGCAATTACATTGGTATAAACGAGCCACCAAATGTAATGTATGGAAAAGTGATGTCAATCCCTGATGAGGTTATGATTTCATACTATGAGCTCACAACTGATGTTGAGCCAGAAGAGATTGAGGAGATAAAGAGAAAGCTTGAAGAAGGGACTTTGCATCCAAGAGATGCAAAAATGAGACTTGCAAGAGAAATAGTAAAGCTATACCATGGCGAAGAGGCAGCAAAAAAGGCTGAAGAAGAATTTATAAGAGTGTTCCAGAAAAAAGACATACCAGATAACATTCCAGAGGTTGAACTTGAGAGTCCCAAGGTTTACCTGCCAAGGTTTATGGTAGAAAATAAACTTTGCTCCTCTACAAGCGAGGGAATGAGGCTTATAAAAAGCGGTGCTGTTAAACTCAACGGTGAGAAGGTAAATGAACTTGACATTGAACTTCAAAACGGCGATGTTTTGCAGGTAGGCAAGTTAAAATTTGTGAAGATAAAGCTTTTGTAA
- a CDS encoding amidase domain-containing protein, whose translation MEGNVNYWFYRTSTNRTTTWTGANYFRQHWGNLNGAGRNRAYQMRIYPVWYALERYSSVVLGFLKEGDIVQHVRYDNCEAYHSQVIVSKTATDLLCAQHSTTPEYFYSGRCFREYLNKDTLPMNWVILYRISSN comes from the coding sequence ATAGAAGGTAATGTTAACTACTGGTTTTACCGGACATCAACAAACCGAACTACAACGTGGACGGGTGCGAATTATTTTAGGCAGCACTGGGGCAATTTAAATGGTGCCGGAAGAAACAGAGCGTATCAGATGAGAATATATCCTGTATGGTATGCATTGGAGAGATATAGCAGTGTAGTATTAGGGTTTTTAAAAGAGGGGGATATTGTTCAACATGTACGATATGATAACTGCGAAGCTTATCATTCACAGGTAATAGTTAGTAAGACAGCAACAGATCTTTTGTGCGCACAACATTCCACTACACCAGAGTATTTCTATTCTGGTAGGTGTTTCCGCGAGTACTTAAATAAAGACACATTACCCATGAACTGGGTAATCTTATATAGGATAAGTTCAAATTAG
- the murJ gene encoding murein biosynthesis integral membrane protein MurJ → MQFKKATKIALQLFAVTVLTKLIGFIREVAFGARFGTSIKADAFPLALQLPNILFASVFAAFSTSFIPFYTEIREKKGEDEGVRFTNSVINTLLLASSIIAILGFIFSKQLILLQVHASKSEQIFYASRLLKITIFMILFTSSANILQGFLQANGNFIKPVLSSIPFNLAIFVAIFLSYFGNFKKIDIYIVAFGFVFGYFLSLVYQLYNAKKYGFKFYPVVGLKDRNIINMIKFSFPVFISSSMAQVYTFIDRYLLTGTSSGAVAAVAYAGKLNDMVVGVFSSSISVLAFSTLSNLQAKGDKENFRKFFVSSVNSIILLMMPFAVGGMILSKEITRLIYQRGNFTAYSTMLTASPLMFYCLGFVGLGLRDILNRTLYVLKDSKTAVKNGVIAIACNIVLDIIFIHKFKHTGAAMAFASANYIATVLLFISLRKKLGAIGWKRIASVLLKSLIASLIMGIFVYLFKQRFINLNMHFAPFSLYTLIAIVLGMAIYAGLIYLFKVEEANWLVKMVKERLGI, encoded by the coding sequence TTGCAGTTCAAGAAGGCAACAAAGATAGCATTGCAACTTTTTGCTGTAACAGTTTTAACAAAACTAATAGGTTTTATTAGAGAGGTAGCGTTTGGTGCAAGGTTTGGCACCAGTATAAAAGCAGATGCTTTCCCTTTGGCCCTGCAGCTTCCAAATATACTTTTTGCTTCTGTGTTTGCTGCATTTTCAACTTCATTTATTCCATTTTATACTGAGATTAGAGAGAAAAAAGGTGAAGATGAGGGAGTAAGATTTACAAATAGTGTTATAAATACATTACTTCTTGCATCGAGCATTATAGCAATTTTAGGTTTTATCTTTTCAAAACAGCTCATTTTACTTCAAGTACATGCAAGTAAAAGCGAACAGATATTTTATGCATCAAGGTTACTTAAAATAACCATATTTATGATACTATTTACAAGTTCTGCAAACATTTTACAAGGATTTCTTCAGGCAAATGGCAATTTTATAAAACCAGTTTTGTCAAGCATTCCGTTTAATCTTGCAATCTTTGTTGCTATATTTTTATCATATTTTGGAAATTTTAAGAAGATAGATATATACATTGTTGCATTTGGTTTTGTCTTTGGGTATTTTTTGAGCCTTGTCTATCAGCTATACAATGCCAAAAAATACGGATTTAAATTCTATCCTGTAGTTGGATTGAAGGATAGAAACATTATAAACATGATAAAATTCTCTTTTCCTGTTTTTATAAGCAGCAGCATGGCACAGGTTTACACGTTTATTGATAGGTATCTTTTGACAGGGACGAGCAGTGGTGCTGTTGCTGCGGTTGCATATGCTGGGAAGCTCAATGACATGGTAGTTGGTGTTTTTTCTTCATCTATCTCGGTTTTAGCATTTTCAACACTTTCAAACCTTCAAGCAAAGGGCGATAAAGAAAATTTCAGAAAATTTTTTGTGTCTTCAGTAAACTCAATTATTCTTCTTATGATGCCATTTGCAGTAGGTGGCATGATACTCTCAAAAGAGATAACAAGGCTAATTTACCAGAGAGGAAATTTTACAGCCTATTCTACAATGCTTACGGCATCACCACTCATGTTTTACTGTTTAGGATTTGTGGGTTTAGGTTTGAGAGACATTTTGAACAGAACGCTTTATGTGCTAAAGGATTCAAAAACAGCTGTGAAAAATGGTGTCATTGCAATAGCTTGTAATATTGTGCTTGATATAATCTTTATTCACAAGTTTAAACACACAGGTGCGGCAATGGCCTTTGCCTCTGCAAACTATATTGCAACGGTGCTTTTGTTTATCTCTCTTCGCAAAAAGCTTGGGGCAATTGGTTGGAAGAGAATTGCGAGTGTGCTTTTAAAATCGCTCATTGCAAGTTTAATAATGGGCATTTTTGTATATCTTTTTAAGCAAAGGTTTATAAACTTAAATATGCACTTTGCTCCTTTTTCTCTTTACACTTTAATAGCTATTGTACTTGGTATGGCAATTTATGCAGGATTGATTTATCTTTTTAAAGTTGAAGAGGCAAACTGGCTTGTAAAGATGGTAAAAGAAAGACTTGGAATATAA
- a CDS encoding ABC transporter ATP-binding protein: MTTVCVNNIFKCFGNKEVLKGINIVFEEGKVYGLFGKNGAGKSTLLKIILGLLLPTQGSVSVFGKNPRDGGLKEVSYLSENLAGYFDLNAYDNIDIIAKMQGIKLRKEEIFKILESVNLKEVASKKVKDFSLGMKRRLQLAFAFCIGDKKLFILDEPTNGLDIEGVFWFKEKIKEMKEKKDKTIIISTHAFEELENVIDEFIIIHKGEIKKKSNVCDLEIKNKKFVKVSNKDTEKFTKLVDLLKLNYTRVANTEFIVEENEKINFLEQVVKNGIELQRFETYRETIKSVFKAVTKE, translated from the coding sequence TTGACAACAGTATGTGTTAATAATATCTTCAAGTGCTTTGGCAACAAGGAAGTTTTAAAAGGAATAAATATTGTGTTTGAAGAAGGTAAAGTCTATGGTTTGTTTGGCAAAAATGGTGCAGGAAAATCCACATTGTTAAAAATTATATTGGGACTTTTGCTTCCTACACAAGGAAGTGTTTCTGTTTTTGGTAAAAATCCACGAGATGGTGGCTTAAAAGAAGTTAGTTATCTTTCCGAAAATTTAGCAGGATATTTTGACTTAAATGCGTATGATAATATTGACATAATAGCTAAAATGCAGGGAATAAAATTACGAAAGGAAGAAATTTTTAAAATTCTTGAGTCTGTTAACTTGAAAGAAGTAGCATCGAAAAAAGTTAAAGATTTTTCGCTTGGCATGAAGAGGAGACTTCAACTTGCTTTTGCATTTTGCATTGGTGATAAAAAATTGTTTATTTTAGACGAACCAACTAATGGACTTGATATTGAAGGTGTGTTTTGGTTTAAAGAAAAGATTAAAGAAATGAAAGAAAAAAAAGATAAGACTATAATTATTTCAACGCACGCTTTCGAGGAGCTTGAAAATGTAATAGATGAGTTTATCATAATTCACAAAGGAGAAATAAAGAAAAAAAGCAATGTTTGTGATTTAGAAATTAAAAATAAAAAATTTGTAAAAGTTAGCAATAAAGATACAGAAAAATTTACTAAACTTGTAGATTTATTAAAGTTGAATTACACGAGAGTTGCTAATACTGAATTTATAGTTGAAGAAAATGAAAAAATAAATTTTCTCGAACAAGTAGTAAAAAATGGTATTGAGTTACAGAGGTTTGAAACATATAGGGAAACAATAAAAAGTGTATTTAAGGCAGTGACAAAGGAGTAG